A single Choristoneura fumiferana chromosome 9, NRCan_CFum_1, whole genome shotgun sequence DNA region contains:
- the LOC141430779 gene encoding uncharacterized protein yields the protein MAASSRSRRILNMVSPLSQAVGNVSPEQEYSDQLASNVLSVDDRIGAKENISPCKNVQNLDHSESMMCYEEINSFDEISNTNIDLTENFRMNKEIPEQTEKNMVISENIPTQKINLVADYDSDENNIGKEIDMVVPISHRSSSSSSSSSSSSSSSTSSSSTSSSSSDSEQSTKSNKKEHEDALSSSPRARERKDIPNASRSYNISPIYTDESDIDLSDEDPTFDYENMLNKGNKRRNYLFEATNTTCTVSSSDSSDTDISNSTKNENNKRGRKRTKNPAKWRQNQVKKLRNTGEAYTSTSNSQKQMPSRCLKVPCTDKCRLKCTEKINTESRYEIFREFWDLGDLSKQRAYINKCMVEIKPKYRYTNAENPRHFNNAYYLTLNKNRIRVCKTFFKSTLDISDRMIFTIQSKISEGGVLLEDQRGKHGNHKKINPVLLDAIRKHIDSIPRVESHYVRATTSRQYIDGSKTIKDLYSDFAEQRNKNNEEPGNYITYYKIFTTEFNLSFFQPKKDICDLCTSYNNFTEEQKKEMEEKYKTHLEEKNLSRIEKKQDRSNVDKNNKVVIYDLEAVLQCPKGESSSFFYKSKLNSYNLTCTELTDTNSKTAYDVVHCYFWTEVDAKRGAIEIGTCVWKYLENLCKADNEEKNVIFYSDNCCGQNKNKFITTLYMFAVQALNVKTITHKFLIRGHTQNEADGVHSLIEREVKKNLKSGPIYSPDQYIALIKNAKKRKPSINVHEMTFESFWDLKKLQEEWGYNFNTNTEGQAVNWNNIKVLMMKKETPFSFYYKNSYKDDSFREVDVRNKRKKMNIMANITLQQAYTQRQELSANKKKDLKELLSKGLIPSYYATFYNSIIN from the coding sequence ATGGCGGCGTCTTCAAGATCTCGACGAATACTAAACATGGTCTCACCGTTGTCGCAAGCAGTAGGCAATGTGTCACCAGAACAAGAATATTCAGATCAATTGGCTAGTAACGTATTATCTGTTGATGATCGTATTGGTGCAAAAGAAAATATATCCCCATGTAAAAATGTTCAAAATCTCGATCATTCCGAGTCCATGATGTGTTATGAAGAAATTAATTCCTTTGATGAAATAAGTAATACCAACATCGACCTCACGGAAAACTTTAGGATGAACAAAGAGATTCCCGAGCAAACTGAGAAAAATATGGTAATTTCAGAAAATATaccaactcaaaaaattaaCCTCGTGGCGGATTATGACAGCGATGAAAATAATATCGGTAAAGAAATTGACATGGTTGTACCGATATCTCACCGTTCCTCTTCGAGCTCATCTTCATCATCGTCGTCATCTTCCTCGTCGACGAGCTCTTCGTCAACGTCTAGTTCTTCTTCTGATTCTGAGCAATCGACCAAGAGTAACAAAAAAGAACATGAAGATGCACTGTCGAGCAGTCCTCGTGCTAGGGAACGAAAAGATATCCCGAACGCCTCACGATCTTACAACATTTCTCCTATTTACACAGACGAGAGTGATATAGATTTGAGTGACGAAGATCCCACATTTGACTATGAGAATATGCTCAATAAGGGCAACAAAagaagaaattatttatttgaggcCACCAATACGACATGTACTGTTTCTTCAAGTGATTCTTCAGATACGGATATTTCTAATTCTACGaaaaacgaaaataataaaagaggCCGCAAGCGTACGAAAAATCCTGCAAAATGGAGGCAAaatcaagtaaaaaaattgagaaataCGGGTGAGGCTTACACATCCACGTCCAACAGTCAAAAACAAATGCCTAGTCGCTGTCTGAAAGTGCCATGTACAGATAAATGCAGATtgaaatgcacagaaaaaattaATACAGAGAGTAGGTATGAAATATTTCGGGAGTTTTGGGATTTAGGAGATTTAAGCAAACAAAGGGCTTATATAAACAAGTGCATGGTCGAAATAAAGCCAAAATATCGATACACGAATGCCGAAAATCCTAGACACTTCAATAACGCTTATTATTTGACCTTAAATAAAAACAGGATAAGGGTAtgtaaaacttttttcaaaAGTACACTTGATATATCTGACCGTATGATATTTACAATTCAATCGAAAATAAGCGAGGGAGGAGTTCTGCTTGAAGATCAACGCGGGAAACACGGTaatcacaaaaaaattaacccgGTACTGTTAGATGCTATTCGAAAGCACATCGATTCCATTCCTCGCGTAGAATCGCATTATGTCAGAGCTACAACTTCAAGACAATATATTGACGGTAGTAAAACTATAAAAGATCTATATAGTGATTTTGCTGAACAacggaataaaaataatgaggAACCCGGAAATTATATcacttattataaaatattcacTACCGAATTCAATTTAAGCTTCTTTCAACCAAAAAAAGATATTTGTGATTTatgtacatcatataataattttactgaAGAACAGAAAAAAGAAATGgaagaaaaatacaaaacacaTTTAGAGGAGAAGAACTTAAGCAGgattgaaaaaaaacaagatcGTTCGAATGtagataaaaacaataaagtgGTAATTTACGACCTAGAAGCTGTGCTGCAATGTCCAAAGGGTGAATCATCGTCATTCTTTTacaaatcaaaacttaatagtTATAATCTAACTTGCACGGAATTAACTGACACGAATTCAAAGACTGCATATGATGTAGTTCATTGTTATTTCTGGACTGAAGTTGATGCTAAACGTGGTGCGATTGAAATCGGCACTTGTGTTtggaaatatctcgaaaatttATGCAAGGCAGACAATGAAGaaaaaaacgtaattttttatTCTGATAATTGCTGcggacaaaataaaaacaaatttattacgACTTTGTATATGTTTGCTGTGCAAGCTTTGAATGTTAAAACAATAACACATAAGTTCCTGATCCGTGGTCATACACAGAATGAAGCTGACGGTGTACATAGTTTAATAGAGagggaagttaaaaaaaatcttaaatctgGTCCCATTTATAGTCCTGACCAATACATAGCTTTgataaaaaatgctaaaaagCGTAAGCCATCTATTAATGTACATGAAATGACATTCGAGTCTTTTTGggatttgaaaaaattacaagaagaGTGGGGTTATAATTTCAATACTAATACTGAAGGCCAGGCAGTAAATTGGAATAATATTAAAGTTTTGATGATGAAAAAAGAGACTCCATTCAGTTTTTACTACAAAAACTCATACAAAGACGATAGTTTCAGAGAAGTGGAcgtaagaaataaaagaaaaaagatgAATATTATGGCCAACATAACACTACAACAAGCTTATACACAGAGACAAGAATTGagtgctaataaaaaaaaggatcTGAAAGAACTGCTTTCTAAGGGGTTAATTCCCTCGtattatgctactttttataatTCTATTATTAATTAG